DNA from Magnetospirillum sp.:
ACGAAACACCGGATCAAGCCCTATTATCTGCACCATGCCGACAAGGCGCCGGGAACCGCCCATCTGCGCACCGATCTTGCGACGGGCCAAAGCCTGATGCGGCACCTGCGTGCAAACCTGTCGGGCCTCGCACAGCCGGTCTATGTGCTCGATATCCCCGGCGGGGCGGGCAAAGTGCCGGTGGGACCGAACTATTTGGGTCCCGACGGCACGGTCGCGGACCCGTCGGGGCGCGCGCACGCCTATCCCGGCGAATAGACTTCTTTTGATGCAATACCGGGTCGGCCGCTATGCCCAGCGGCCCGCAGCGTCACGGCTGCTTGACGTTCTGCGTGGCGGCCAAGTCCGCCTCCAGTAGCACGAGGGCGCGCTCCAGTGCTTGCACCAGCGACATATCATGCTGGGCACACAAGAGCTTGTAGCGCCGCCGAACCTCCGGCGTGACGGAGAAGTTCAACCCAACCTTTTTTTCGGATTTTTTCATTGTTTCAACATGAGATTATCTGCCTTAAGTTTAGATATGAAGGATTCTAGATTATTGCAATTCGCTAAGGCAATAGAAAAAACCATGTAAGTTCATGGCTTTAGGTACTGGTTTCGATTTTTTCTGTTTTTTTGGTTATTGGGTTTTTAAGTTTCCACATCTTCCGAGTGGTTATCTGGGTGACTTACGGCGCCACTTCAAGCTCCGCAAATTTTGCGGCCTCTGACGTGGCGCGCGCGCACTCCTGAAAACCAAGAAGCCAGAAAAATACTTTCTTAAATAGAATTTTGTTCAAAATATTAATCCTGAATTCATGATTGTCCGGCACTGTCGCGAAACACCACCGGCGATGAGGTCGAACCATGACAGTCATTGCCCGCACGAGTGCCCTTTTCCTGGATCGGGCCATCGCGCAAAAAAGCGCGATCGGCGGTTTCCTCGCGCGCGTGCCCGCAGCATGATTGGCCACGGCGCGCCGGCCGCGTTTCGCCGCCCGCCTTTGCATCGCCCAATGTCGCTGCGCACGTTCCTGCGGCTGTGTGCCACGCTGGTGCTGGCGTTCGGGGCTGCCTATGTCGTCGCCGCCGAATTCCGCGAGGCGGCCAACGTGCTGCGCCATCAAACGATTGTGGCCACGTTCCAGGCGAACCGGAATCTGCATCTGACGCTCGAGAGTGCGCGCGCCCATCTCGATCTTGTCGCCGACAATGTCGACGCCGTGCGCGGCAAGCTTTTGCCCAACGCGGCGACCGACCGAGCGATCGACAGGGCCATGGTGCGCAGCACCGCCATTCGCGGCGTGATGGTTCAAGATGCGGACGGCACGGTGGTCGCCGCCGGCGAACCGCGCCTTGGGCTTGGCCGGTCGTTCGCCGAATACGACTTTTTTAGAGAGCTGCGCGCCGACGCTTCCCTCGTCTACAGCTTCGGTGCACCCTTCAGCTCGCGGATCCTTCAGGCGACCGTCATTCCTTTCGCGCGCACCATCCGCGATGCAGACGGCGGATTCGCCGGCGCCGCCGCGATCGGCGTGCCGATCGAAGCGATTCGAACCGCATTGGCGGCCGATGCGGCCGCATCCGGTGTTCGCTGGTTTCTGTTCCGCAACGACGGCCGCCTGGTGGCCACCGACGACGGCGCGCAGGGTGACGATGCGCAAGCCATCCGCGACATTTGGGAGCAGCGGCTGATGCAACCGCTTGCGAATTACGGCACCGGCGACGTTAACGGCACGCCCATCCGCATCGTCGCTTGGCACGCCGATGCCGACTTCCCGCTCACAGTCGTTGCGACGGCGGCGCGCGACCCGTTCCCGCCAGCGATCCGCCCGACGGTGCTGGCCTTGCTTCTCGCGTTCGGCGCGCTGATCGGGCTCATCTGGACGACCGCGTATCTGGCCGACCGCGAGATTCGACGCGTCGGTGAAGCCATGGTCGAAATTGTCGCGGCGCGCGATGCCGCCCAGCGCGCGCGCAATCTCGCAGAGAACGCCGCGCACGCCAAGACGCTGCTGCTCGCGCGCTTCAGCCACGAATTCCGCACGCCGCTCAACGCCGTCATCGGCTTTGCCGACATGACGCGGCTCGGCTACAGCGGCGCCATCCCCGAACGCGCGCGCGAGAATCTCGCCATCATCCACCGGGCAGGCGACCAACTGCACCGCATGATCGGCACGCTGCTCGATCTGTCGCGCCTCGAGCTCGACGGCGCGGCCCTCGCCAAGGAGAGCAGCGACCTCAAACAGATCCTGCGCGACGCGATCGAGATGGCGACGGCGGACGCGGCGGCGAAATCGGTCGAAATCGAGCTGCACGTGCCGGCCGGACCGTGCCGAGCGGATTGCGACCGCAACCGCCTGCTGCAAGTGCTCGTCAATCTCTTGTCGAACGCGGTGCGCAACGGCCCGCATCGCAGCGTCGTTGCGGCAACACTGCAGATCAATGCCGACGGTGCGGGCTTCCGCGTGCTCGATCAGGGGCCAGGCATTGCGCCCGAACGGCTGGAGACGATCTTCGAGCCGTTCGGCGGCGACAATCCCAACACTTCGCGACCCAACGGCATGGGGCTTGGCCTTGCGATCTCGGCCCAGATCATGGCCGCGCACGGCGGCAGCCTCACGCTCGAGAATCGCCGCGAAGGCGGGCTGTGCGCGACCGCGATCCTGCCCGGCGGCTTTGCCCTGGCTGCTTGAAGACGGCGAAGCGGCTTAAGCGAACCGGCTTAGCCGAACCCACTTAGGCGAAATCGTCGCCGCCCCCGAAGCTGCCGCCATCGTCGTAGCCCGCATCGTTCGAGGCGACGTCGTGGTAGCCCGGATCTTCGTAAGGCTGCTCGGGCGCCTGCGCCATCTCGTTCGGGGCCATTTCGGCCGGCGCCGGAGTCTCGGCAGCCGGGCTTGCGGCCTGCGCCGATTGCTGGAAAGCCCCGCCGGGCTCGCTCGCCATCAGCCCGCGCACCG
Protein-coding regions in this window:
- a CDS encoding ATP-binding protein yields the protein MSLRTFLRLCATLVLAFGAAYVVAAEFREAANVLRHQTIVATFQANRNLHLTLESARAHLDLVADNVDAVRGKLLPNAATDRAIDRAMVRSTAIRGVMVQDADGTVVAAGEPRLGLGRSFAEYDFFRELRADASLVYSFGAPFSSRILQATVIPFARTIRDADGGFAGAAAIGVPIEAIRTALAADAAASGVRWFLFRNDGRLVATDDGAQGDDAQAIRDIWEQRLMQPLANYGTGDVNGTPIRIVAWHADADFPLTVVATAARDPFPPAIRPTVLALLLAFGALIGLIWTTAYLADREIRRVGEAMVEIVAARDAAQRARNLAENAAHAKTLLLARFSHEFRTPLNAVIGFADMTRLGYSGAIPERARENLAIIHRAGDQLHRMIGTLLDLSRLELDGAALAKESSDLKQILRDAIEMATADAAAKSVEIELHVPAGPCRADCDRNRLLQVLVNLLSNAVRNGPHRSVVAATLQINADGAGFRVLDQGPGIAPERLETIFEPFGGDNPNTSRPNGMGLGLAISAQIMAAHGGSLTLENRREGGLCATAILPGGFALAA